Within the uncultured Draconibacterium sp. genome, the region TGCAATTGCATTGGCTTCGCCGCCAACCAATCCAAACTGGTTAGGCACTCCGGCTTTCGCACTAAAATCGTCCATTTCATTGTTCAAAAAGAAACCCGATTTTTCTACGTACACCTTTGAACCGAAAATTCCGTTTAGCGTAGTTGTTATTGCAATGGCATTATGATCTTTGTCAACGATTGAAAAGTGTGTTGTCTCGGTGCTTTCAATCACCTTCACATTACCTTCCTTAATATCGTGCGAATCGGTTTTCGCATCCAGGTGAATATCTGCAAACCGCCCTTTCAGGTAATTACTATCCAGCAACATTTTAACCGGAACATCGTAAAAATCCGGATCGCCTAAGTATGTTGCTCTGTCGGCATAAACCCATCTTTCCAATTCTGTCATTACATGAATACTTTTTGCAGAATTATGCCCGAATTCACTGAAATTATACGCCTCACTTCCTTTTAGCAACTGAAGTACAGCTACTCCTCCACTTGATGGTGGCGGCATTGAAATTACTTTATAATTATGGAATGTGCCTTCTACCGGCGTTCTCCAAACCGAATGATAATCATCAAGATCTTCCTGCGAAATAATTCCGCCGGTTTTGGTCATTTCCTCAATTAAATTCTTTGCTGTTTCACCGGCATAAAATCCATCGCGACCGTTATCACGAATTAACTTTAAGGTTTCGGCCAACTCCGGTAGTACAACCAAATCACCGGGCTTCCAGTTTCCTCCATTGTAATAATACGTTGTACTGTCGTTGGCCAGCAAAATATATTCCTGACTACGGTTATATTTTCGAGCCTCTTTTTCTGTTAAAGGGAAACCATTTTCAGCCAGATCGATAGCAGGCTGAACCAGCTTTTCGAAAGGCATCGACCCCAATTTCCCGTACAATTGCATCATTCCGTCAACCGATCCGGGCACTCCAACTGCCAGTGAACCAAATGAAGAGAGCCGTGGAATTACATCGCCCTTGTCATCCTGATACATCGTTTCGGTTGCCGACTTTGGCGCCTTTTCACGAAAATCGAGACTGCCGTATTCTCCATCTGCTTTTCGATAAACTGCAAAACCACCACCGCCGATATTTCCGGCGCCCGGATAAACTACTGCCAGTGCAAAATGCACAGCGATAGCTGCATCGTAAGCATTTCCTCCCTCCGCCAAAATTTGCGCTCCAACTTCGGAAGCCAGGGGATGAGCAGAAGTTACCATACCATTATCTGCAACAACTCCCCTTCCGGAGATAAGAATCGCTTTAGATTCTGATTTAGTGTCGTTGCACGCAGTAAGCAAAAAAACGGAAACAATTCCGATAATCAGTTTTTGCCAGTTTCTACAAAACATACAGATTGAAAAATTTTTAAAAATCACCCTTTAAATCTATTTATTAATAATAATTAAGGAATCGGGAGGATAATTGCTTATCCTCCCAGAACCGTTTAACTTAAAATTACTATCTATTAACCTCTGTTGGAGCATATGCTCCCGGCTCAGCCGGCGAAGAGGTATTTGATTCTAATTCATCACTTGGATATATCAAGCGCTCAACATTTACTGTTTGTGTTGGTGTATTCAAACCGAAAGGAACGGCAATATCCGAGTCGTCTTTCAATAATCTTCGCGTATCATCAAAAGGCATAAAAGTCATAAACCCGGTTAAGTACCTTTCTTCAACAATCTCTCTTAGCAATGCTCTATCAGCAGATAAGCCATCTTCATTTTCAATACCTCCTGCATCAAAATCAGCAGAGTCGTATGCATCGTACTGCATTGCCAACGACTCAACACTTGAGTTAAACAAAGCTCCCGAGCTTAACACGCTTCTTAAAGTATTTAAATGCCCCAAACCAGTGGCAAAACTCTGAGACCTTGCTCCTGCTTCAGCAAGAATTAATAAATTCTCCTGGTACGAAACAAGTGGTTGAGGTTCGAATTGTGCCGCAATACCGGTGTTTCCATCAGCATTGTCATGATCAATCGTATAATACTGTGTACGTGCTTCTTCGTTGGTTTTTACATTTGAGCGCGAACCAAGAAGTTCAAGCAAATAACTTGGATGCGTATCGTCAGGGACAACACCAATACGGAATCCTCCGGCAAACAATCGCGAATAGATAGTATTTTTTGATCCCGGATCGGTAACTCCGTCATACGGAACAAACAACATACTATTTTCTACCGACGATACTCCGTTCATTGCAGCAGTATAAGCTTCGCTATATTCTTTTGTTATCATGTAATAGCGGGCTTTTAATGTGTATGCCGATTCTATCCATTTTTCTTCGTCGCCATTAAAAATGTAATCGCCGGTAACCACATCGCCTGCAGTAACATTTTCCAAATCGCTGATTGCTTCAGAAAGCAACGATTGCAAAGCGCTAAACACAGCCTTTTGATTATCAAATACCGGATTATCGCTTTCGCTTAATGCTTCAGAATAAGGAATATCACCAAATAAAGAAGCGTATGTTCCGACAAGATGCGCTTCAACAACTTTGGAAATACCCATATAAAGATAATTGCCGGCTTTTCTTTCGCGGATGTTACGCAATGGTGTAAGCACACTCTGATAACCATCCCAGTCGAAAGTACGATCGGTAAAAATATAGCTGTAATACTCTTGTTCAACCTGCTCGTAACCGATTAGCTGACCAGAATAATAACTGGCCACACGATTATACACTCCCAGTTGAATCATCATATTTTCAATTTCGGCACCCTTTAAAAAGAGGCCTGCGTCAACAGCATCAACAGTTAACTGGTTTGGATTGTCGTTTATATCATCTACCAAATCCTGACAACTAAAAAAAGAAGTTAGAACCGCTAACGCAAATATGTATTTTATATATATCCTTTTCATAATTTCCATTTTAAACATTCTATAAATTCAATTGCAGGTTAAACAATACTGAACGGGTACCCGGGTTGTTAAAGTAGTTCATACCCGAAACAATACTTACACCGTAGTTATTCGTCTCAGGATCAACGTCTCTAACTTTTGTCCACAAGAATAGATCTCTACCGGTTACTGAAACCCGTAATGATTTAATTGCAAATTTTTGAGTGATATTTACCTTATTGAATGTATAACCTAAAGTTACGTTGCGAAGTTTTGTCCACGAAGCATCGTCGAGGAACAGGTCGTTGGCCTTACTAAATCCTAAGCCACCACCAATTGACTGGCGATACCAGGTTTCATCCAACAAAACATCACCACCTCCAAAGTCTTCAATATTACCACGCACTGTTGATCCGGCCGGGATAACTTCTCCGCTATGGTTTACCAGATCTTCAGTTAAAGTAACCTCTTTCGACACATCTTCGTGTTTACCAAAACCGTACAACACAATGTTCGTTCTGTTGATGTAATCGCCACCATGAGAATGTTCGAACAATACGCTCAAATCGAAATTCTTATAGTTCACATCAAAACCTAATCCGCCTCTCCAATCAGGATTTGGATCACCCAGCACTCTGTTGTCAGTATCTAACTGCGGGAATCCGTTGTCATCAAGAACCATATCCCCGTTTTCATCGCGAAGAGTTCCGGGCATATAGAATGAACTAACCGGATATCCTTTCACAATTTTTGAAGTCCCTCCGGTATCTACCGTTTCGGCACCGGCAATATCATCAACATTGTTTCGGTTTTTATTAAAGTTGGTATTCAGTTTAACCTGGAAATCTTTTTTATCGATAATTCTTCCGCCCAAATCAATCTCAATACCTTTATTCGACATGGTTGCCGCATTTTTATAATTATAGGTATAACCTGAACTTGGATTTGTTTTTACAGCGAATAGAATTCCCGTGGTTTCGTTGTTATAATAGGTGAAATCCAACGAAATACGGTCTTCAATAAAACGCAGGTTAGTACCCACTTCCCATTCCTTTTTAATTTCAGGAGAAAGTTCTTCGCTTCCCTTTTCACTATCGAACGCATAAGCACCTCCAAAATCTGATAATCCCGCAGTAGCAAGAGTCTGGAATTTATAAGGAGCAGGCTGAATACCCACTTTACCCCAAGATGCTCTGATTTTACCAAAGCTCAGAAAATCTGATTCAACCAAATCAGTAAACTGCCACGCTACATCAGCCGAAGGATAGAAGAAGTTTCCTTTAATACTTGAAGCGGCTTCCACAGTTCCTGAAGTTGTAATATACAGCTGATCGAATAAGCTAAATGAAAGAACACCGTATCCCCTGTTTGAGCGAATGTGGTTTATAGTTTTATCCCATGAAGTTGCTTCAGGAGCACCACCTGCAAGTGCTGTTGACTGCAAACGAGAAGTTACTGCAAACGGCGAAACCGAAGTTACATCAATGGTACGATAACGGTCGTTGTAGTTTACACCCAACGTAGCTGTCAGGCTGATATCCTCAGTAATATCGTGATCTATAATTGCAATTGCATCAGCATTTACCTCTTTACTGGTAATATCTTGCTGTTCCATACGTCCATTTGCATTACTTCCACCGGCAGAACCAACAGGGAAAAATTCCATTCTGTTGTCTTTGTAGAAATCAAGTCCTCCACGAACAATAAATTTAATCCAGTCGGTTGGGTTAATTTCCAATTCCGGTGAAACAACAAAGTGCTCTACTTTATCGGGCATTTCCTGCTCGTAAATCGACCATAACGGGTTGTTATAAGTTGGATTTATGTTTTCTCCCAAATGTCTCCTGTACGATCGTTGGCGTTCGAATACCTCGCCGGCGGCACTTACATACTGACCTTTATAATCAGTTACATCAAAATCGGGAGCATTACGATACAAGCCTAACACAGCACCGTTTGTGTTATCACCAGCCTGTTGAACCCTATTCGATTTTACAGAAGTATAGCTAAATTTATTGTTGAACTTCAACCAATCGTAAATATTGGTTTGTGTATTAATTCGGGCATTGTTACGCTCCAAGGTAAAGTTTCTGATGATACCTTCCTGATCTAGTCTTTCGAAACCAATATAGTACGAAGTGGTTTTTCCACCACCGCTTACAGAAATATTGTGTTGATCGAACCCGCCGGTTTGAAAAACCTGATCGTAATTGCTATCGGTATAAACTGCAGTAGAATTTTTACCGGTTACCGGGTAGTAAGTTGTTCCGGTAATATCTCCAACAAAATAGGCTCCACTTGTATTTACTTCATCAGCTGCACCCGAGCGATCGGCAATTTTATCACCCCACGATTCGGCATAACTGGCTGACCAAACACCACCGCGCCCCTGGCCATAAGTGCTTTGCAATGGCATTTTCACACTTATCATGTCGAAAGACTTAGTATAAGAGTATTGTACGTTTGGTTTTTGATTTAAACGACCACTTTTAGTAGTAATTATCACTACTCCGTTGGCCGCTCGCGAGCCCCAAACAGCTGCAGCAGAAGCTCCTTTCAAAATCTGAACCGATGCAATATCATTCGCATTAATATCATCTAAACGCGACTGCTGACTCAGTTCAGCTCCGTATGCGATGTTGTCGTTACTTAGTGGCGTTCCATCAACAATAATCAGTGGCTGACTGTCGCCGTATATCGTGTTAGCTCCCCGAATTTGAATTGACGAACCTGCACCAGGATCACCGTTAGTTCGGCGAATCTGAACACCGGATGCTTTTCCTGACAGTGCATTAATAACACCCGATTCTCCCGACCGCTCCATTTCACGGGCCTGCACTACCGAGTTAGTTGTTGCAGTTTGGTCAATCCGAACGGTTGTTCCAAGCGCAGTAACAATCACCTCATCAATTTCGGTAACCGACGATTCCAATTGAATATTGATCTCCGTTTTTGTTCCTACGGTAATTTCCTGCGATTCAAAACCAACTGATGAAAAAACGAGAACAGCATTTTCATCAGGCACTTGCATGGTATAAGCACCATCCATATCTGTTGTAACCCCCGTAACCGTTCCCTTAAGCAATACTGTTACGCCCGGAATTTCCAGTCCGTCTTCACCACTGGTAACTTTCCCGGAAACCTGCTTTTTTTGCGGTTCCTCCGCGGGTATCGCCTCCTTATTAATTGGCTTTTCTTCCGGTTTTATAACAATAACATTGTCAATAACCTCGTAACCTAAACCGGAGTCTTTCAGACAATTTGCCAAAACTTCATCAATAGAAGCATTCTCCAGGTTTACACTAATTTGCTTCACATTCAGCACTTCTTCGTGTGAATAAAAGAACTCGTAGTCACTTTGGTTCTTAATAGTTTCAAGAACTTCCTCCAAACTGGCTTCTTTTATATTCAGGCTAAAACCTGCCTGAGACTTTGCAGAAAGTGAAATTTGGAATGCGAAAATCAGAATCAGAATTAGTTTCATTCTTCGTAATAGTACAGAGCACCTCCGAAGAGGTACACGATTAGAATAGATTTTTTTCATACCTTTAACGTGTTTAAATTAATATCCTTCGTAACTGGTCAGGGTGTTATTTAAATTTCGGAGGATGTGGCCTCATCCTCCTTTTTTCATTTAATTAACAGTTATAGAATTTTCAGTATTCTCGAATTTTACGTTTGTTGTTAGTTCAATAATGTGCAATGTTTCATTTATATCGTGGTATTTAAATAAAGTACCTGAAAAATGTATGTTCTTCTTCTTGATGTTGGCAAACGACACATCAATATCATACCATCGTGAAAGCTTCGACATCACACCCTCAAGACTCTCATATTCAAATATATACTTACCAAATATCCATGATGTAATAAGGTCAGTATTGGCTTCACTTTTATCGAGCAATCTGGTTCCTTTATCAAGCGTTGCCTGCATACCGGGCTCCAAAAGCAATTTGTTTTTACCTGTTCGTATTTTTACCTGTCCCGTTACCAGCGTGGTTTCTACTGTCTGATCTTCAGGATATGCCATAACATTAAATGTTGTTCCCAACACTTCAACATCCATTTCGCTGGTTGAAACAATAAATGGTTTTGTTTTATCATGTGCCACCTCAAAATAGGCTTCGCCTGTTAAATACACTTTTCGGATATCGCCTGTGAAAGAAACCGGGTATTTTATTGCCGACGACGCATTTAACCACACCTTTGTTCCATCGGCTAAAACCAGATTATACACTTTGCTTCGTGGAGTAACCAGACTGTTGTATTTTACTTCTTCAATTTTTTTCTCCTCTTTATCGTATAATAAGGTTGAGTCTTTTTGGTGAATTTGAGCGCCGTCAATTTCAACTATCGATTCGCTATTCTCCGATTGAAGTAGAACAACTTCTCCCTCATCGGTAATCAGCGAGGACTCTTTCAGTTCTGAAATTTGCTTTTCCAACTCGGCAAAAGTGGCTACTGAATCTTCGTTAGAAAAGTTGTGAAGCAGAAAATAAGATGCAACAGCAAGTGGTATTGCTAATATTGCTACATATTTTAAAGCCGTACCAAATAGTTTTCGTACAGGCGTTTGCTTACGCGACTCAATTTTATGAAAAATTTTTTCCCACGAAGCATGGTCATCAATCTGATGATACTTCTTTTCAATTAAAGCAAGATTTTTCCTGCTTAGGAGTTTTTGGTACAGTGCCGTGTTTTGCTCCGATTGCGACAACCAGTCATCAAGCAACTGTAACTCTTCATTAGTAGCTTCCCGGCTAATCTTCTTTACTATGATTTCCGGAATTTTTGTAATATTTTCTTGCCTTGTGTTCATATTCAACATTTATAAAACAGGCGAGAGGGGAAAAGGAACTATACAAAATCATATTTTTTTAAAGTCTTTCTACAAAATATGACACATATATGAGAAAATAACTATCAAAACGTCTGCAATTCTGAGATTTTGTTTCAAATATTTATATGCGGATGCTTTGTGATTTTTTACAGTGTAAACCGAAATTTGCAGTTTTTCGGCAATCTCATCGTTTTTAAATCCTTCCAGTTGCATGATTAGAATTTCCCGTGCCCTTGGAGGTAACTCTTTCAACGTTTTTTGAATTAAACGCTGGGTTTCGTTTTCAATGAAATTCAGATTATAAAAATTGTCGGTAGTTTTTTGATCCCGAATTGCTTTTTCCCGATAGCCTTTTTTAACGGCTTCGTGCTCCAGCAAATTCAACGATTTATTTTTTGCGGCTTGATACAGATATGATTTAAACGCGGATAGATTTTGGAACGGAAGCTTTTTTTCCCAGATGGAAACAAAAACATCTTGCGCAATATCTTCCACCTGATCCGGATCGGAAATATACTTCCCGATGAACAAGCAAATACTTTTATAATACGTATCAAAAACGTACTTAAAAGCATCTTTATCGCCTTTCTCCAGACGTAATATTGCTTCAAAGTCCTCCATGTCCGTAATAGTAGTCGGACGAAATTATTTAAAAAATTGAAGCAAGCATATTTCCGGTTTTTGCCAAAAAACAGGAAAACAGTTCTAAACTAGTTCTTTTTCGTCACTTACCTGTTTTATTAAAACATTTACAAAAATTAACGAATTAATATATAATTAATGTTTTACTTATAATTCTGATAGACTATGTATAGATTTTCAGTCATTATGCTATTAGCCATAATGAGCACAAATGTATTTTCGCAAGAAAAAAAGAAGATTGATTTTGAATCGTTCGATATAACCAAAGTTGGCGATCAGGTTCCTGACTTTTTCTTTACAACCATCAACGGGAAAAGTTACAAAATGTCGGAACTAAGAGGGAAAACCGTAATGCTTGTTTTCTTTGCAACCTGGTGTGGACCATGCATGAAAGAACTTCCGCAAATTCAATCAGAAATTTGGGAAGAGTACAAATCGGATGATTTTATAGTTGTTGCGCTGGGAAGAGATCACTCGATGGAGGAGATTAAAAAGTTTAACGCAGAAAAAGGTTTTACTTTTCTGCTCGGGCCAGATCCGGAGCATAAAATTTATGGTCAATTTTTCCAAAAGTATATTCCTCGAAATGTGGTGGTAAATAAAGAAGGTAAGATTATTTACCAAAAACAGGGCTACCGAGAAGAGGATGTTAAAAATCTGAAGTCGATCCTTGAAGAACAAGTCATGTAAAACCAAAACTATTGGCGCTAATCCAACTAGAACATAAATCACTGATGTTCTTTCACGTACTTCATTACATTTATAAAGGAGTCGCTGTAAAGATCATCACTGTTTTCGCTTACATACTGCAGCAGTTGTTTATGTACATCTGCTGCGGTATTTAAATACCCACCGCCAACACTATGAAACATAAACACCACAATGGTTCCTTTTGCTTTGGCATCCTCAACCTGAGCGATCAAATCTTTAATACCCGGATCAACCGATGTGTAACTTGGTGTTTTCCAGGTTTTATATCCATCCATGGTTTCCGGGATTGGACCATCGCAGCGCGCAACTACAAACATCTTTTTTATTGAATCGGTAAAATCCACTCCATTGGCAACATAGTTGCTGCAGGTGTACCCGTACGATCGATCAGTATTTCCGTCGATCGCCTTTAACAAAGTGTTGGCTGTTTTTAACTCGGCAATAATTTGTTCGGGCGTGTAAGTCCTCAGGTCGTATTCAGGTTTTACCCAGTCCTGCCCTGTTCCATCGCAGGGATGAAACAAGGTGTGGTTTCCCAACTCGTGGCCCCGCTTTGTAATGGCGCGCCACTCTTCTGTTCTGTTATATAAACTTGGAGAATTGCCGGTGCAGAAAAATGTTCCTTTCAAACCATACTCGTCCAGTTGCGGCACAGCAATATCCAAATGACAATCCAATCCATCGTCGTAAGTAAAAACGACAGCTGCTTTCGCGCCGTTTGGCCACTTAAACTGTGCGTTTGAGCTGAATGTAAAAACAGTCAGCACAACTATTAATACTATTCTCATAGTTCCAAATCCTCAATTAATTCTGCACCTAATGTTCCTGATCCAATTTCGCGTACTTCGCCGGTCATGCGGATTTCCCAGTCTTCATCAATTTCAATGGCCAAGTTTCCACCAGGCATTTTTATGGTGAGGTTGCGCTCGGTCAATCCTCGCTTTACTACCGTGCAAGCCACTGCACACGATGAACTTCCTGATGCCAATGTCCAGCCGGCGCCGCGCTCCCAAATCATCACTTCCACTTCGTTTGGCGAGACCACTTTTGCAAACTGCACATTTATGCGGTTCGGAAACATCGGATTCGTCTCAATTTGCGGACCGAAAGTTTTTATTTCCTTTTCATCCAATTCGTCCTTTAAAACCACACAATGCGGATTCCCCACCGATACACAGTTAATTTCATATCCTCGATATTCCAGTTCCAGCGTCTCCCCAATGCATTCCTCTTTTTCACAATTAACAGGTACTTTTTTCGATTCGAAAATTGCTTTTCCCATATCCACTTTTATGGTGAAAGCTTTGTTATTTTTCTCCTCAATTACTTCGGCTTTCACTAATCCGCCCGGCGTTTCAATGCTAAATGATTTTGATTGGGCAAAACCATAATCGTACAAATACTTGGCAAAAATACGCAAGCCATTTCCACTTTTTTCAGCTTCCGAACCATCGGGATTCAGAATACGCAAACCGAAATCGGCTTTCTCGCTTGGCACTTTCAAAAGAATGCCGTCGGAGCCAATTCCAAAGTGAACATCGCAAATGCGAATTATGGCTTTTTCCGTTAATTCAAAAGTTATCTCATCCTGGTTTAAAACAATGTAATCGTTGCCCAGGCCGTGTGATTTTACAAAGAAGTTTTGCATCTTGGTTTTATATTTTTAAGAGATTTCAAAATTATAATTCTTAATGAACTCATTGTACTCTTCCTCCCAACTTTTCTTTTTATGATGAATTTCCTGGTTCTGAATATAGATCTTTACTTTCTCAACTTGTGATTCACTAATCGAAACGGCAAAGTATTCATCTGCCCATCTAAAGTTCTTACATAAATTTTCTTTATTTATCCAATATGAGCTTTCGCCTTTTAACAGTTGAATCACTTTTGCAATGTTCTGATCAGGCAACAGTGATAGTAAACAATGAACATGATCTCGATATCCATTTATTGAATAGATCAGAATATTTTTTGACTTGGCATATTCTCTAATATGGCTCAGTATTAACAATTTATCCTCACCCGTTAAAACCGGAACTTTGGATTTAGTACCCCATACACAATGTAACCAATTCCTAACGTAAGACATATCTTAAAATTTAAGGGCTAAAGCCCGGTTATCTGCTCATTTTCATAACCCCAGGCTTAAGCCTGGGGTTATACTACATTGCACCATATCAGGGTTTTAACCCTGATTTTTTCTATTGTTATTTAATATCAGATTTTGGAGTAACACCATTGTAAGATTTATAACGAATAAAGCGTCGTTCTGATTTGCAGAACCATTAGTAGGATGCACACCAGCCTTATCCTTTCTGATTCGTTCCAAAAAACTATTAATGTTTAAATAGATAGTATTTGTTAATTCATAATCAGAAAGGAGCTGATTATTCTTAGCTTCTTTCAGAAGAACATTGATTTTCTTTTTCTGATTTACTTCTCCATCAACCAGAATTTGTAATGCAGCCTGGATTGCATTTATTGATTTTGTAATTACATCATTATAATCTTTTGCCCTGAAACTTTCAAAAGCCTTGTTAAGCTCATTATTCACTCCGTCGTATGTAGAATCTTTTAACAATTGAAAAGTGGGATCGTAAATTTCAGTCACAATTTTTTCAGATTGACGGGGAACAAATTGATTGTTTCGAATCATCATGTTTACTCCGAATTGAGAAAAAATACTTTCACAAATATCTATCAATTTGTTAAGCTTATTTGTATTACGATCACCCTTAACGACAATATTAAAGTAAATTGAGAGTAATTCATAAAAGAAAAAGTCATCAATTTCCTCATACAAAGCAATCTGTAGAGCATCCTCAATATCAAAATAATATCCAACACCTTCTTCACTTGGAGTAAACCCAAAATTAATTCTTCTATATTTCAGCTGGAGGAGTTCTAATGCCGCAAGCAAACTAGCAGCCTCAAAATTCCAAACCTGATACAACTGAGCATCTAATAGTTCAGAATACCTTTCTCTAACTTCTGTCCAACTTCTTAGTTGTAAATTTGGATAAAGCGCATTTTTCAAATCTGGACGTGAATGTGAATAGTATTGGAATTCCATCTGAATATCTATTTCCAATAAAAATAGAAAATATTACTTAATATATAGATTTGTTATGATTCAGTGCCTATTCCACAACTAACTAAAAAAACTATTCAACCGCAAATTCTTGTTTCATTAAATTAATCTAAATAACCCCAAACGAGTTGGTCTCAAAAATGCTTGCCGATAGTTTTTTTTATCTTTACGCTCCAATTTGGAAAACATTATAAAATAGACAGATATGGCAAAAATTAACGAAAATTACCTGAAACTTCAGGCGGGTTA harbors:
- the ggt gene encoding gamma-glutamyltransferase, which gives rise to MFCRNWQKLIIGIVSVFLLTACNDTKSESKAILISGRGVVADNGMVTSAHPLASEVGAQILAEGGNAYDAAIAVHFALAVVYPGAGNIGGGGFAVYRKADGEYGSLDFREKAPKSATETMYQDDKGDVIPRLSSFGSLAVGVPGSVDGMMQLYGKLGSMPFEKLVQPAIDLAENGFPLTEKEARKYNRSQEYILLANDSTTYYYNGGNWKPGDLVVLPELAETLKLIRDNGRDGFYAGETAKNLIEEMTKTGGIISQEDLDDYHSVWRTPVEGTFHNYKVISMPPPSSGGVAVLQLLKGSEAYNFSEFGHNSAKSIHVMTELERWVYADRATYLGDPDFYDVPVKMLLDSNYLKGRFADIHLDAKTDSHDIKEGNVKVIESTETTHFSIVDKDHNAIAITTTLNGIFGSKVYVEKSGFFLNNEMDDFSAKAGVPNQFGLVGGEANAIAPEKRMLSSMTPTILEKDGELFMVVGTPGGSTIITSVYQTILNVTEFGMDIQEAIDAKKAHHQWLPDLILYENNGLDSTVVQQLEQLGHTMQERGTLGQLNAVTVLSNGNLQGGSDPRADNTAVGVN
- a CDS encoding SusD/RagB family nutrient-binding outer membrane lipoprotein; translated protein: MKRIYIKYIFALAVLTSFFSCQDLVDDINDNPNQLTVDAVDAGLFLKGAEIENMMIQLGVYNRVASYYSGQLIGYEQVEQEYYSYIFTDRTFDWDGYQSVLTPLRNIRERKAGNYLYMGISKVVEAHLVGTYASLFGDIPYSEALSESDNPVFDNQKAVFSALQSLLSEAISDLENVTAGDVVTGDYIFNGDEEKWIESAYTLKARYYMITKEYSEAYTAAMNGVSSVENSMLFVPYDGVTDPGSKNTIYSRLFAGGFRIGVVPDDTHPSYLLELLGSRSNVKTNEEARTQYYTIDHDNADGNTGIAAQFEPQPLVSYQENLLILAEAGARSQSFATGLGHLNTLRSVLSSGALFNSSVESLAMQYDAYDSADFDAGGIENEDGLSADRALLREIVEERYLTGFMTFMPFDDTRRLLKDDSDIAVPFGLNTPTQTVNVERLIYPSDELESNTSSPAEPGAYAPTEVNR
- a CDS encoding SusC/RagA family TonB-linked outer membrane protein, coding for MKLILILIFAFQISLSAKSQAGFSLNIKEASLEEVLETIKNQSDYEFFYSHEEVLNVKQISVNLENASIDEVLANCLKDSGLGYEVIDNVIVIKPEEKPINKEAIPAEEPQKKQVSGKVTSGEDGLEIPGVTVLLKGTVTGVTTDMDGAYTMQVPDENAVLVFSSVGFESQEITVGTKTEINIQLESSVTEIDEVIVTALGTTVRIDQTATTNSVVQAREMERSGESGVINALSGKASGVQIRRTNGDPGAGSSIQIRGANTIYGDSQPLIIVDGTPLSNDNIAYGAELSQQSRLDDINANDIASVQILKGASAAAVWGSRAANGVVIITTKSGRLNQKPNVQYSYTKSFDMISVKMPLQSTYGQGRGGVWSASYAESWGDKIADRSGAADEVNTSGAYFVGDITGTTYYPVTGKNSTAVYTDSNYDQVFQTGGFDQHNISVSGGGKTTSYYIGFERLDQEGIIRNFTLERNNARINTQTNIYDWLKFNNKFSYTSVKSNRVQQAGDNTNGAVLGLYRNAPDFDVTDYKGQYVSAAGEVFERQRSYRRHLGENINPTYNNPLWSIYEQEMPDKVEHFVVSPELEINPTDWIKFIVRGGLDFYKDNRMEFFPVGSAGGSNANGRMEQQDITSKEVNADAIAIIDHDITEDISLTATLGVNYNDRYRTIDVTSVSPFAVTSRLQSTALAGGAPEATSWDKTINHIRSNRGYGVLSFSLFDQLYITTSGTVEAASSIKGNFFYPSADVAWQFTDLVESDFLSFGKIRASWGKVGIQPAPYKFQTLATAGLSDFGGAYAFDSEKGSEELSPEIKKEWEVGTNLRFIEDRISLDFTYYNNETTGILFAVKTNPSSGYTYNYKNAATMSNKGIEIDLGGRIIDKKDFQVKLNTNFNKNRNNVDDIAGAETVDTGGTSKIVKGYPVSSFYMPGTLRDENGDMVLDDNGFPQLDTDNRVLGDPNPDWRGGLGFDVNYKNFDLSVLFEHSHGGDYINRTNIVLYGFGKHEDVSKEVTLTEDLVNHSGEVIPAGSTVRGNIEDFGGGDVLLDETWYRQSIGGGLGFSKANDLFLDDASWTKLRNVTLGYTFNKVNITQKFAIKSLRVSVTGRDLFLWTKVRDVDPETNNYGVSIVSGMNYFNNPGTRSVLFNLQLNL
- a CDS encoding FecR domain-containing protein — protein: MNTRQENITKIPEIIVKKISREATNEELQLLDDWLSQSEQNTALYQKLLSRKNLALIEKKYHQIDDHASWEKIFHKIESRKQTPVRKLFGTALKYVAILAIPLAVASYFLLHNFSNEDSVATFAELEKQISELKESSLITDEGEVVLLQSENSESIVEIDGAQIHQKDSTLLYDKEEKKIEEVKYNSLVTPRSKVYNLVLADGTKVWLNASSAIKYPVSFTGDIRKVYLTGEAYFEVAHDKTKPFIVSTSEMDVEVLGTTFNVMAYPEDQTVETTLVTGQVKIRTGKNKLLLEPGMQATLDKGTRLLDKSEANTDLITSWIFGKYIFEYESLEGVMSKLSRWYDIDVSFANIKKKNIHFSGTLFKYHDINETLHIIELTTNVKFENTENSITVN
- a CDS encoding RNA polymerase sigma-70 factor — its product is MEDFEAILRLEKGDKDAFKYVFDTYYKSICLFIGKYISDPDQVEDIAQDVFVSIWEKKLPFQNLSAFKSYLYQAAKNKSLNLLEHEAVKKGYREKAIRDQKTTDNFYNLNFIENETQRLIQKTLKELPPRAREILIMQLEGFKNDEIAEKLQISVYTVKNHKASAYKYLKQNLRIADVLIVIFSYMCHIL
- a CDS encoding TlpA disulfide reductase family protein, coding for MLLAIMSTNVFSQEKKKIDFESFDITKVGDQVPDFFFTTINGKSYKMSELRGKTVMLVFFATWCGPCMKELPQIQSEIWEEYKSDDFIVVALGRDHSMEEIKKFNAEKGFTFLLGPDPEHKIYGQFFQKYIPRNVVVNKEGKIIYQKQGYREEDVKNLKSILEEQVM
- a CDS encoding polysaccharide deacetylase family protein, yielding MRIVLIVVLTVFTFSSNAQFKWPNGAKAAVVFTYDDGLDCHLDIAVPQLDEYGLKGTFFCTGNSPSLYNRTEEWRAITKRGHELGNHTLFHPCDGTGQDWVKPEYDLRTYTPEQIIAELKTANTLLKAIDGNTDRSYGYTCSNYVANGVDFTDSIKKMFVVARCDGPIPETMDGYKTWKTPSYTSVDPGIKDLIAQVEDAKAKGTIVVFMFHSVGGGYLNTAADVHKQLLQYVSENSDDLYSDSFINVMKYVKEHQ